The sequence CTCAGTTAATGAGTTTGATGCATATAACAATGCTACAAGGCATACTGCAATAACAAAGGCCTTGATAGGAATTAGAGAACAATAATTAGTTCAAAAGATCAACTTTCCATCAATTtatattctctctttcttttttttatgatgATTTGAAACCATGGCATACTATGAAACCTTAGGAATGGTATGCTTTGGCCTCAgaaaactccttttttttttttggtttcttctttcaatCTAAAGATTAAGCTCTAAATGGTCCCGATTTGTTCATTCgtatagtgtttttttttattctgcaATAAGcattgaataattaaatttactttGTTCTAGTCTTTTTGATATTTAGAACATTAGTTTAAGAAATTGATGCTTTTAGTTGTTAACCTCTGCATTTGCTTGTAAATATAAGAAGTAAAACTCGAGGGGCGATGATCTGAATCCATGTCATATAAACTTATGAAACTTTTAGAAGATCTTTGAAgtacaaatcaaaaattaacGTTTGTTGTAGCTCTCTAATTTGGAGGTATGATTTCTTGCTGATGAGCAGAATCCTTGTCAGTTACTGCCTTCTTAGTAGGAGCTTTGCGGAGTAGAAGTATAAGATCTTTGTGTCACGAACTTAGCGTTTtcgttcgcaaagcccgtgcggcgcccacctttcTTCGCAGagatggacaagcctttgtcCCTGTTGTTAGCCCGGATCTTCGCATCCTACGACTAAATATGCAaagggaaaaaacaaaagaaagaggcagagattctctcaaaaagctaagtactccactacttagaaaaagagaTTACAGTATACAAACACATCATCTCTTGTGTGTtttggccttagccaaccccactatttataggctCCTAGGTACATTAAATCTAGCCCTCAACACACCCACTAACTCAtacataatgagccctcataatagCTAAAGGCTCAAGAGTCACACCATAACTCATGACAGTTTTGCAATCCTTGAGTTTCtcacagcgggttgggtttgggtctccTTGACAATCCGATTCAACCCGTTTTTGCTAGTAGAGTTGGGCCAGGGACCGGGCTGCCACAGAAttttctaagtccctgacatTTGGCTTCCTTTACATTCTCAAATTTCTATAATGTTATGCTTGGGATTTCCGGTGATACTTCTTATGCTACAAAGACGCTTTTCTTGTCTTCATCATGCTTGATCTATTCATTCCTTGTTTTCGTTTCTTAACTGTGCATATATCTACATTTATGTTGCATATCAAATTATCAGGCAATTAGAATCTGCTATGACCAGTGTCCATGCACTCGTAAACAATAGTTTAGTAGGAAGAGAAGAGTATGGGGCAAATATGTGTAGAAAGAGTGAAATTTGTTGTCTTTTATGGTCCGTTTGGTGTTGAGGGTGATCTAATGCTATTGGGAACAACGGAGTTTTTGGCaaaagcatatagaaatatgTTTCTCATTTTTCGGTGGGACGGCAGAGAATACGTCGCAATTGAGACATTGTAATGTTCACAACATGTACATGTGGTAACAAACGAGACATAACACAACCTTTCCACAATTCCAGAAGGAGATATGTACCCTACGATCGCTCAGATTTGAGCTATTTATTCCttaccttctttttttgtttaattgaaGTTATATGTTTGTCATATCTCTTCTATCACATTGAACTGTCGAAATGTGAATCGATAAATAGAAATAGCTCCTTGAAGAACTTCAACTTGTAAAATTAAGAAGGTTAGAGAACCTTTACTGGAGGTGAACTGATTGCTATAAAAAAAAGGACAGACTCATTAGCAGTAATTGCCCTTCTGCTTTTTCTACTACTTAGTAGCTTGAGGCCATTTGCAAGGCCAAACAGCAATAACTTGTTCTCTAATAATGTGCTTATCGTATTATTGGCAAAGATTTCTACTTACAAAAGAATGGAATGGTAAACCATAAACACATACTAATTTACAAAGAATTGTACTTTTCAGAAGGGAGTCGTAAGTAAATAAAGCGATGGAAGGATCATCGCCGGAAGAAGGTTCCGGTGCCAACAACTCGCCGCTTGTGACGAAACTAAGGAAACTGCTATTCCGGCGGATGCTGGTAGGGGTGGAGGACGGCCGCTTCTTTCTCGGCTTATTCCACTGCATTGACAAACAAGGTAATATTATCCTCCAGGATGCGATCGAGTACCGCAGCACCCGCCGCTCCGGCCCGTCCTCCTGGGAGCAGCGCGGCCTCGGGCTTATCCTCATCCCCGCCACATGTCGTTGCTCCTGCCACGTTGACTGCTCCATAGAGGAGCAGATGTCCCTCTTGTCCATAGACAAATGAAACCTACTTGAAGAGATTCAAAGTTCCCTGTGTCATATTCTGGTTTTGGTCTCTTTGAGACTCTGTGGCTTATGCTTGTTGCTGCAGAGATTTTTATTTCGCTGTGAAGAGAGGTATTCACTCTTTCTTCTTttggaaaggaagaaaaagaaagttgcTCTGCACTCTGATTCTGAGAAACTACGGTGGCTTGGTCATTTTTGAGTAAAATAAGTGGTTttcctttttctgtttttcGGATTGCAGCTTAGGATTTGTGTTAGATAATCACCCTTTTGAATGACTCTGTGTATGAAGGGGCTAAACCTGGAATGGTGTCGTCAAGGAGCGGCACCGCTGTTCAGTAATAAGATCAAACAAGGGGCAGGTGTGTGGCTATCTAGCTTGCATGTAAGATGTTTGTAGAAATGACAAATCACAATATATGGGTTGATTCTCATTCTTCCTGCTGCATTAATGTATTTCATCACACAACCAATCAAATTGCTGTCCAAGAACATGTCCAcccatttaattttatatatatatatatatattactccaATAAATTCAACTCTAATGCTTTAGAGATGTACAAAAGGAATTTGATACATTATCCAAAACCGGCAAATTCTATATTTATCATACAAGGCCaccaataaaaattataccaaGTCAGCCGGCCCACTTAGCCGAGCACTATTCTAAAGCACAAGCTGAACCTACTCGGCCACGCTGGGGCACGTCCTGGTTCACTGCAAACACCATATAGGACCCTGGCGGCACCACCCTCCCATTGGGAGGCGCCGTACACCTTATATGGTAGCTGTACGGTGCCACTGCGCCGCCGCCAACCCCTATCGCCACTGCAGGTCTGACCATCCTATGCCCCTGCGAGAACGAGTGTGGCGCGAAAGGCACGCTCGGCATGCTCACCTCCACCGTCCCCACCACCGGCATAGCTGCTGCCACTACCTGCACCATAAATGCTACCCCGTACACCACCGGGTTCAGCCCCGTCGACGTGCTCTTGGTCGAAGAGGAACGAGCATGAAGGAGAGAGATAGGAGAGAGACTCATGTTATGTTATGCTAGAAATTAGAAGAGAGCCCAACAATGAAGCAAAACTAGTTCTTAGTGTTAAAGCAGAAAAAGAACAACGAATACTGCCTACTAAtataatagtttaaattaaatatacgggaaaagaaaaggaaaactcGTCCTGTTCTCCAACCAACTCGAATCACGTACGTGACGTACGTCGGATTCAATCGCTCTTATTATCCAAAAGTAAGATTTTATTCGTAAGAAATCCGGGCCTCAATTTAACAAACACGGCCCAAATATAAAACTTTTCTCGACGGCCCAATTGGATTCAGGCCCGATCTAACAGGTCTTTAGATTTACATC is a genomic window of Ananas comosus cultivar F153 linkage group 13, ASM154086v1, whole genome shotgun sequence containing:
- the LOC109719051 gene encoding uncharacterized protein LOC109719051, which translates into the protein MEGSSPEEGSGANNSPLVTKLRKLLFRRMLVGVEDGRFFLGLFHCIDKQGNIILQDAIEYRSTRRSGPSSWEQRGLGLILIPATCRCSCHVDCSIEEQMSLLSIDK